A portion of the Apus apus isolate bApuApu2 chromosome 3, bApuApu2.pri.cur, whole genome shotgun sequence genome contains these proteins:
- the RHOB gene encoding rho-related GTP-binding protein RhoB, producing the protein MAAIRKKLVVVGDGACGKTCLLIVFSKDEFPEVYVPTVFENYVADIEVDGKQVELALWDTAGQEDYDRLRPLSYPDTDVILMCFSVDSPDSLENIPEKWVPEVKHFCPNVPIILVANKKDLRNDEHVRNELARMKQEPVRTEDGRAMAIRIQAYDYLECSAKTKEGVREVFETATRAALQKRYGTQNGCINCCKVL; encoded by the coding sequence ATGGCCGCCATCCGCAAGaagctggtggtggtgggggacGGAGCCTGTGGCAAGACCTGCCTGCTGATCGTCTTCAGCAAGGACGAGTTCCCCGAGGTCTACGTGCCCACCGTCTTCGAGAACTACGTGGCGGACATCGAGGTGGACGGCAAGCAGGTGGAGCTGGCCCTGTGGGACACGGCCGGCCAGGAGGACTACGACCGCCTGCGTCCCCTCTCCTACCCGGACACCGACGTGATCCTCATGTGCTTCTCCGTGGACAGCCCCGACTCGCTGGAGAACATCCCGGAGAAGTGGGTGCCGGAGGTCAAGCACTTCTGCCCCAACGTCCCCATCATCCTGGTGGCCAACAAGAAGGACCTGCGCAACGACGAGCACGTGCGGAACGAGCTGGCCCGCATGAAGCAGGAGCCGGTGCGCACCGAGGACGGCCGCGCCATGGCCATCCGCATCCAGGCTTACGACTACCTGGAGTGCTCGGCCAAGACCAAGGAAGGCGTCCGGGAAGTCTTCGAGACCGCCACCCGGGCGGCTCTGCAGAAGCGCTACGGCACCCAGAACGGCTGCATCAACTGCTGCAAAGTGCTatag